The following are encoded in a window of Lampris incognitus isolate fLamInc1 chromosome 15, fLamInc1.hap2, whole genome shotgun sequence genomic DNA:
- the tbpl1 gene encoding TATA box-binding protein-like 1, giving the protein MDSSNDEALDIIVTNVVATFRTRCHLNLRTIALEGTNVIYKPEVGKVLMKLRKPMITASIWSSGKIICTGATSEDEAKLGARRLARCLQKLGFKVRFSEFRVVNVLAVCSMPFAVHLIDFTKNNRPIASYEPELHPAATYRIKHLKATVQVFSTGSLTVTGPNVQNVATAVEHVYPLLFECQRPLCN; this is encoded by the exons ATGGATTCCAGCAATGATGAGGCATTGGACATCATTGTCACCAATGTGGTGGCCACTTTCAGGACCAGGTGCCACCTTAACCTACGCACCATTGCCCTTGAGGGAACCAATGTCATCTACAAGCCTGAAGTAGGG AAAGTCTTGATGAAGCTCCGCAAGCCCATGATCACAGCTTCCATCTGGTCCTCAGGGAAAATCATTTGCACTGGAGCCACAAG TGAGGATGAGGCAAAATTGGGTGCCCGCAGGTTAGCACGCTGTCTGCAGAAATTAGGTTTCAAG gtgcgATTTTCAGAATTCAGGGTTGTTAATGTGTTGGCAGTTTGTTCCATGCCATTTGCAGTCCACTTGATTGACTTCACCAAGAATAACCGGCCTATAGCCAG ttatGAACCAGAGCTCCATCCTGCTGCTACCTACAGGATCAAACATCTCAAGGCTACTGTACAGGTTTTCTCGACTGGAAGCCTTACAGTCACAG GACCAAATGTGCAGAACGTGGCCACAGCTGTGGAGCATGTCTACCCACTACTGTTTGAGTGTCAGAGGCCCCTCTGCAACtag
- the slc2a12 gene encoding solute carrier family 2, facilitated glucose transporter member 12 isoform X1, whose translation MDGSSETERMTSDLPGKPSYHEPLRNGSQKAVPVKSTVSPGCSWLVIVAAVTASLSGLMLGYEMGLTSGVLLQLRVLLSLSCREQELLVSSHLLGALLICLAGGPFLDRYGRRWSMLLSAALVVGGTVALIAVTSMVALTLGRVVVGMGTALSGTAACLYIAEISPQERRGLLVTLYELMVVIGVLMGFGCSYAFAALPHSWRYTFGLVIPPALLQACVLLLLPSSPRFLVAQGKTEQARMVLSRLRDGCKENMEVELRGIQAGLKEEAEHGFCELFSAKANLRSRLLTGMALVFLQQATGQPNILSYASPLLRSVGFNSDAAATLASTGFGVVKVVGTIPAVLLVDRLGTKSFLCVGAVAMALSLATLGVVTLQSHTHLTSLCQSPTGLNHTHKGWYASSTSPELDFNDILSTASPNQWNNSDPKEGHVMEWEVLRTNREDDEMRSSGRGRSHVKLSSSLKWVSLISLLVYVAAFSISLGPMVYVVLSEIFPTGVRGKAVSVVSAVNWATNLLISMTFLTITEKIGVPNMMFLYAAMSFVLLVFVILCVPETKGQTLEQISKELAKKKHFEIRFCKQVRPQETTITTKATETSAAAMLQR comes from the exons ATGGACGGCAGTAGTGAGACTGAAAGGATGACGTCTGACCTCCCGGGCAAACCCTCCTACCATGAGCCTCTGAGAAATGGATCCCAGAAAGCAGTCCCGGTGAAAAGCACAG TCTCCCCAGGCTGCAGCTGGCTGGTGATAGTAGCAGCTGTCACGGCCTCTCTGAGTGGCCTGATGCTGGGTTATGAAATGGGTCTGACTTCTGGggtcctgctccagctgcgagtactcctctctctctcctgccgggAACAGGAACTGCTGGTCAGCTCCCACCTGCTCGGTGCCCTTCTTATTTGCCTGGCTGGTGGCCCCTTTCTGGATCGCTATGGCCGCCGTTGGTCTATGCTTCTGAGCGCCGCCCTGGTGGTGGGAGGTACCGTTGCACTGATTGCTGTCACCTCAATGGTTGCATTGACATTGGGCCGAGTTGTGGTCGGCATGGGGACGGCGCTGTCCGGAACAGCAGCGTGTCTGTACATTGCTGAGATCTCGCCACAGGAGAGGAGAGGCTTGTTGGTGACTCTGTATGAACTGATGGTTGTGATAGGGGTGCTTATGGGGTTTGGCTGTAGCTACGCCTTTGCTGCCTTGCCCCACAGCTGGAGGTATACATTTGGACTAGTAATACCCCCAGCGCTGCTGCAGGCCTGTGTGCTATTGCTCCTTCCATCCAGTCCACGCTTCCTGGTTGCCCAGGGAAAAACAGAGCAGGCCAGGATGGTGCTGTCCAGACTGAGGGATGGATGTAAGGAGAACATGGAAGTGGAACTCAGAGGAATCCAGGCAGGGCTTAAAGAGGAAGCAGAGCATGGCTTCTGTGAGCTGTTCAGTGCCAAGGCCAATTTGCGTTCGCGGTTGCTAACTGGCATGGCATTGGTGTTCCTCCAGCAGGCAACGGGTCAGCCCAATATCCTATCCTATGCGTCACCACTCCTTCGCAGTGTGGGGTTCAATAGCGACGCTGCAGCAACCCTAGCCTCCACAGGATTTGGTGTAGTCAAAGTGGTGGGCACCATCCCTGCTGTGCTGCTGGTTGACCGTTTGGGAACCAAGAGCTTCTTGTGTGTTGGTGCTGTTGCTATGGCATTGTCGCTGGCTACTCTAGGGGTGGTGACATTGCAAAGCCATACCCACCTCACTAGCCTGTGCCAGAGCCCAACTGGGCTAAACCACACTCACAAGGGGTGGTATGCAAGCAGTACCTCTCCAGAATTGGACTTCAATGACATTTTAAGCACTGCCTCCCCCAATCAGTGGAACAACAGTGACCCTAAGGAGGGACATGTGATGGAGTGGGAGGTGCTGAGGACTAACAGAGAGGATGATGAGATGAGAAGCTCAGGAAGAGGAAGGAGTCATGTGAAGCTTTCATCCTCATTGAAGTGGGTGTCATTGATCAGCTTGCTGGTGTATGTGGCAGCCTTCTCCATTAGCCTTGGACCCA TGGTGTATGTGGTTCTCAGCGAGATCTTCCCTACGGGGGTCAGGGGAAaggctgtgtctgtggtgtcagcTGTCAACTGGGCCACTAACCTTCTAATCTCCATGACCTTTCTTACCATCACAG AGAAAATCGGCGTTCCTAACATGATGTTCCTGTATGCCGCTATGAGCTTTGTTCTACTGGTGTTTGTCATTCTCTGTGTCCCCGAGACCAAAGGACAGACGCTGGAGCAGATATCGAAAGAACTAGCAAAGAA GAAGCACTTTGAGATCAGGTTCTGCAAGCAGGTCCGACCCCAggagaccaccatcaccaccaaggCCACAGAGACATCTGCGGCGGCCATGCTTCAGCGATAA
- the slc2a12 gene encoding solute carrier family 2, facilitated glucose transporter member 12 isoform X2: MDGSSETERMTSDLPGKPSYHEPLRNGSQKAVPVKSTVSPGCSWLVIVAAVTASLSGLMLGYEMGLTSGVLLQLRVLLSLSCREQELLVSSHLLGALLICLAGGPFLDRYGRRWSMLLSAALVVGGTVALIAVTSMVALTLGRVVVGMGTALSGTAACLYIAEISPQERRGLLVTLYELMVVIGVLMGFGCSYAFAALPHSWRYTFGLVIPPALLQACVLLLLPSSPRFLVAQGKTEQARMVLSRLRDGCKENMEVELRGIQAGLKEEAEHGFCELFSAKANLRSRLLTGMALVFLQQATGQPNILSYASPLLRSVGFNSDAAATLASTGFGVVKVVGTIPAVLLVDRLGTKSFLCVGAVAMALSLATLGVVTLQSHTHLTSLCQSPTGLNHTHKGWYASSTSPELDFNDILSTASPNQWNNSDPKEGHVMEWEVLRTNREDDEMRSSGRGRSHVKLSSSLKWVSLISLLVYVAAFSISLGPMVYVVLSEIFPTGVRGKAVSVVSAVNWATNLLISMTFLTITDQRTDAGADIERTSKEEAL; the protein is encoded by the exons ATGGACGGCAGTAGTGAGACTGAAAGGATGACGTCTGACCTCCCGGGCAAACCCTCCTACCATGAGCCTCTGAGAAATGGATCCCAGAAAGCAGTCCCGGTGAAAAGCACAG TCTCCCCAGGCTGCAGCTGGCTGGTGATAGTAGCAGCTGTCACGGCCTCTCTGAGTGGCCTGATGCTGGGTTATGAAATGGGTCTGACTTCTGGggtcctgctccagctgcgagtactcctctctctctcctgccgggAACAGGAACTGCTGGTCAGCTCCCACCTGCTCGGTGCCCTTCTTATTTGCCTGGCTGGTGGCCCCTTTCTGGATCGCTATGGCCGCCGTTGGTCTATGCTTCTGAGCGCCGCCCTGGTGGTGGGAGGTACCGTTGCACTGATTGCTGTCACCTCAATGGTTGCATTGACATTGGGCCGAGTTGTGGTCGGCATGGGGACGGCGCTGTCCGGAACAGCAGCGTGTCTGTACATTGCTGAGATCTCGCCACAGGAGAGGAGAGGCTTGTTGGTGACTCTGTATGAACTGATGGTTGTGATAGGGGTGCTTATGGGGTTTGGCTGTAGCTACGCCTTTGCTGCCTTGCCCCACAGCTGGAGGTATACATTTGGACTAGTAATACCCCCAGCGCTGCTGCAGGCCTGTGTGCTATTGCTCCTTCCATCCAGTCCACGCTTCCTGGTTGCCCAGGGAAAAACAGAGCAGGCCAGGATGGTGCTGTCCAGACTGAGGGATGGATGTAAGGAGAACATGGAAGTGGAACTCAGAGGAATCCAGGCAGGGCTTAAAGAGGAAGCAGAGCATGGCTTCTGTGAGCTGTTCAGTGCCAAGGCCAATTTGCGTTCGCGGTTGCTAACTGGCATGGCATTGGTGTTCCTCCAGCAGGCAACGGGTCAGCCCAATATCCTATCCTATGCGTCACCACTCCTTCGCAGTGTGGGGTTCAATAGCGACGCTGCAGCAACCCTAGCCTCCACAGGATTTGGTGTAGTCAAAGTGGTGGGCACCATCCCTGCTGTGCTGCTGGTTGACCGTTTGGGAACCAAGAGCTTCTTGTGTGTTGGTGCTGTTGCTATGGCATTGTCGCTGGCTACTCTAGGGGTGGTGACATTGCAAAGCCATACCCACCTCACTAGCCTGTGCCAGAGCCCAACTGGGCTAAACCACACTCACAAGGGGTGGTATGCAAGCAGTACCTCTCCAGAATTGGACTTCAATGACATTTTAAGCACTGCCTCCCCCAATCAGTGGAACAACAGTGACCCTAAGGAGGGACATGTGATGGAGTGGGAGGTGCTGAGGACTAACAGAGAGGATGATGAGATGAGAAGCTCAGGAAGAGGAAGGAGTCATGTGAAGCTTTCATCCTCATTGAAGTGGGTGTCATTGATCAGCTTGCTGGTGTATGTGGCAGCCTTCTCCATTAGCCTTGGACCCA TGGTGTATGTGGTTCTCAGCGAGATCTTCCCTACGGGGGTCAGGGGAAaggctgtgtctgtggtgtcagcTGTCAACTGGGCCACTAACCTTCTAATCTCCATGACCTTTCTTACCATCACAG ACCAAAGGACAGACGCTGGAGCAGATATCGAAAGAACTAGCAAAGAA GAAGCACTTTGA